The Deinococcus wulumuqiensis R12 genome has a window encoding:
- a CDS encoding EamA family transporter gives MPRPRPALSPRAPSPRALPLPPLPALLLAMLSIQGGAAFAKSLFPALGPGGTTALRVTLAAALLLLAFRPNLRALTRADWQAIVPYGVALGLMNLSFYFALQRLPLGLAVTLEFVGPLLLSLFLSRRVTDVGWVLLAAVGIALIAPVGESAGHLDLPGAGLALLAGAFWVAYILAGGAVGRRVPGVTGVVAGMLVAALVALPFGVAQAGSGLLRPDLLLAGLAVALFSSALPYSLEMAALRAIPPRVFGVLMSMEPAIAALSGWLLLHEALSLRQWLALLCVAVASAGISLTARRPEAERAAV, from the coding sequence ATGCCCCGGCCCCGTCCTGCCCTGTCTCCGCGTGCCCCGTCTCCGCGTGCCCTGCCGCTGCCCCCGCTGCCCGCGCTTCTGCTCGCCATGCTGAGCATTCAGGGCGGCGCGGCCTTTGCCAAGTCGCTGTTTCCGGCGCTGGGGCCGGGGGGGACCACGGCGCTGCGGGTGACGCTCGCGGCGGCGCTGCTGCTGCTCGCCTTTCGCCCGAACCTGCGCGCCCTGACCCGCGCCGACTGGCAGGCCATCGTGCCCTACGGCGTGGCACTGGGGCTGATGAACCTGAGTTTCTATTTCGCCTTGCAGCGCCTGCCGCTGGGTCTGGCGGTCACGCTGGAATTCGTGGGGCCGCTGCTGCTCTCTCTCTTTCTCTCGCGCCGGGTCACCGACGTGGGGTGGGTGCTGCTCGCCGCCGTGGGCATCGCCCTGATTGCGCCGGTGGGGGAGAGCGCCGGACACCTCGACCTGCCCGGCGCGGGGCTGGCGCTGCTCGCCGGGGCGTTCTGGGTCGCGTACATCCTGGCCGGGGGCGCGGTGGGGCGGCGGGTGCCGGGCGTGACCGGGGTGGTGGCGGGCATGCTGGTGGCGGCGCTGGTGGCCCTGCCGTTCGGGGTGGCTCAGGCGGGCAGCGGGCTGCTGCGGCCCGACCTCCTGCTGGCGGGGCTGGCGGTGGCGCTGTTTTCCTCCGCACTCCCGTACTCGCTGGAAATGGCGGCGTTGCGGGCCATTCCCCCGCGTGTCTTCGGTGTGCTGATGAGCATGGAGCCGGCCATCGCCGCCCTGAGCGGGTGGCTGCTGCTGCACGAGGCCCTGAGTCTGCGGCAGTGGCTGGCGCTGCTGTGTGTGGCGGTGGCGAGCGCCGGAATCTCGCTGACCGCCCGTCGCCCGGAGGCGGAGCGCGCAGCAGTCTGA
- a CDS encoding MogA/MoaB family molybdenum cofactor biosynthesis protein, translating to MTEPASQSPAAGAAQHRQEAPRSVRAAVVTVSDTRTAESDESGRYLAEQLLAGGHELVERLIVRDDAVEIRSAVVRLMRSADVVLTTGGTGIAGRDVTVPVIESLLVKPIPGFGELFRMLSYGQVRGAAMLSRALGGLGRGALVFALPGSLGAVQTAWEGILRDELGHLVHEMVRQGQPRTVHTVPVPAAPEALFTDLSSPAPLDLPDTPLPAAPDRDWSGHLRGAAANAGNGETGLKLGRHSQHPSTYERTPLVKPDDLAAPRAEREH from the coding sequence ATGACCGAACCCGCTTCACAGTCCCCCGCTGCCGGGGCGGCGCAGCACCGTCAGGAGGCTCCCCGCAGCGTTCGTGCCGCCGTGGTGACCGTGAGTGACACCCGCACGGCGGAGAGCGACGAGAGCGGGCGGTACCTCGCCGAGCAGCTGCTGGCCGGGGGGCACGAACTGGTCGAGAGACTGATCGTGCGCGACGACGCGGTCGAAATCCGCTCGGCGGTGGTCCGGCTGATGCGCAGCGCCGACGTGGTGCTGACCACGGGCGGCACCGGCATCGCCGGGCGTGACGTGACGGTGCCGGTGATCGAGTCGCTGCTCGTCAAGCCCATTCCGGGCTTCGGCGAACTGTTCCGCATGCTCTCCTACGGGCAGGTGCGCGGCGCGGCCATGCTCTCACGCGCACTCGGCGGGCTGGGGCGCGGGGCGCTGGTGTTCGCCCTGCCCGGCAGTCTGGGCGCCGTGCAGACCGCCTGGGAAGGCATCCTGCGCGACGAACTCGGGCACCTCGTTCACGAGATGGTGCGCCAGGGCCAGCCCCGGACCGTGCATACGGTTCCCGTGCCCGCAGCTCCGGAGGCGCTGTTTACCGACCTGTCCAGCCCGGCGCCCCTGGACCTGCCCGACACGCCGCTGCCTGCCGCGCCCGACCGGGACTGGAGCGGACATCTGCGCGGCGCGGCGGCCAACGCTGGCAACGGGGAAACGGGCCTGAAACTGGGGCGCCACAGCCAGCACCCCAGCACCTACGAGCGCACGCCGCTGGTCAAGCCGGACGACCTGGCCGCTCCCCGCGCCGAACGGGAACACTGA
- the rpsP gene encoding 30S ribosomal protein S16 — protein MVKIRLSRFGSAHNPHYRIVVADVRRPRDGGYIENLGHYDPRKTTENFLKIDVERANHWIAQGAQPTDTARRLLRSQGVKVSKK, from the coding sequence ATGGTGAAAATTCGTCTGTCCCGCTTCGGCTCGGCCCACAACCCCCACTACCGCATCGTCGTCGCCGACGTGCGCCGTCCCCGCGACGGTGGCTACATCGAGAACCTGGGTCACTACGACCCCCGCAAGACCACCGAGAACTTCCTGAAGATCGATGTCGAGCGTGCCAACCACTGGATCGCCCAGGGCGCCCAGCCCACCGACACCGCCCGCCGCCTGCTGCGTTCGCAGGGCGTCAAGGTCAGCAAGAAGTAA
- the serA gene encoding phosphoglycerate dehydrogenase, translating to MVSPAPSTPAPSTPVTPLRVLICDEMNPGNLTHAGFEIDYEGNMDRAETLRRLPEYDALITRSRTRVDRELLDAAGPRLKVIGRGGVGVDNIDLEYASRRGLLVLNAPESNNVSAAELAVMHLMAAARGLTRSDRKTRAGEWDRKFLGLELTDKTLGIVGLGRIGSIVADRAQGLHMKVVAYDPYVPESKFERLGVERAASLDDLLERVDALTVHTPLTDETRGMIGAAQLARLKQDAIVVNAARGGIVEEQALVDALHSGKLFAAGVDVFVDEPPAPEHIFLGAPNLGITAHLGANTREAQERVGAEIVSRVLDALRGDVSKGAVNAPALDAKTMEQLGGYLDLGEKLGRILTQLLPGGHEVEVTFRGEFPADPAPVVTAVLVGYLSGSTDETPNMINARALARERGVTLSVREEEDSPDYQTEVIVRVLTRSGEKERVRQVGGTVFGKSPRLTRLRHYRVELEPEGYILIASNQDKPGAVAKLSNLLGTWGINIAGMALGRAEKGGQALFTLTLDDNLTPEQLQAIRDLDVIESAYLVKV from the coding sequence ATGGTTTCCCCTGCCCCCAGCACGCCTGCCCCCAGCACACCAGTCACGCCGCTGCGCGTACTGATCTGCGACGAGATGAACCCCGGCAACCTGACACACGCCGGATTCGAGATCGACTACGAGGGCAACATGGACCGTGCCGAGACGCTGCGCCGCCTGCCCGAGTACGACGCCCTGATCACCCGCAGCCGCACCCGGGTGGACCGCGAACTGCTCGACGCCGCCGGGCCGCGCCTGAAGGTCATCGGGCGCGGGGGCGTGGGCGTGGACAACATCGACCTGGAGTACGCCAGCCGCCGGGGTCTGCTGGTCCTGAACGCGCCGGAAAGCAACAACGTCTCTGCCGCCGAACTCGCGGTCATGCACCTGATGGCCGCCGCACGGGGCCTGACGCGCAGCGACCGCAAGACCCGCGCCGGGGAATGGGACCGCAAATTTCTGGGCCTGGAACTCACCGACAAGACGCTGGGCATCGTGGGTCTGGGGCGCATCGGCTCCATCGTGGCGGACCGGGCGCAGGGGCTGCACATGAAGGTCGTCGCCTACGACCCCTACGTGCCCGAAAGCAAGTTCGAGCGCCTGGGCGTGGAGCGGGCCGCCAGCCTGGACGACCTGCTGGAACGGGTGGACGCCCTGACCGTGCATACCCCGCTGACCGACGAGACACGCGGCATGATCGGCGCGGCTCAACTGGCGCGGCTGAAACAGGACGCCATCGTGGTCAACGCGGCGCGGGGCGGCATCGTCGAGGAGCAGGCGCTGGTGGACGCGCTGCACAGCGGCAAGCTGTTCGCGGCAGGCGTGGACGTGTTCGTGGACGAGCCGCCCGCGCCGGAGCACATCTTCCTCGGTGCCCCGAACCTGGGCATCACCGCGCACCTGGGGGCCAACACCCGCGAGGCCCAGGAACGGGTCGGGGCCGAAATCGTGAGCCGGGTGCTCGACGCTCTGCGGGGCGACGTGAGCAAGGGCGCGGTCAACGCCCCGGCCCTGGACGCCAAGACGATGGAGCAGCTCGGCGGGTATCTGGACCTGGGCGAGAAACTGGGCCGCATCCTGACGCAGCTTCTGCCCGGCGGCCACGAGGTCGAGGTCACCTTCCGGGGCGAATTTCCCGCCGACCCCGCGCCCGTGGTCACCGCCGTGCTGGTCGGCTACCTCTCGGGCAGCACCGACGAGACGCCCAACATGATCAACGCCCGCGCCCTGGCCCGTGAGCGCGGCGTGACCCTCAGCGTGCGCGAGGAGGAAGACAGCCCCGACTACCAGACCGAGGTGATCGTGCGCGTCCTAACCCGCAGCGGCGAGAAGGAGCGCGTGCGGCAGGTCGGCGGCACGGTCTTCGGCAAGTCGCCGCGCCTGACCCGCCTGCGCCACTACCGCGTCGAACTCGAACCCGAGGGCTACATCCTGATCGCCTCCAACCAGGACAAACCGGGGGCCGTCGCCAAGCTGAGCAACCTGCTCGGCACCTGGGGCATCAACATCGCGGGGATGGCCCTGGGCCGCGCCGAGAAGGGCGGGCAGGCCCTCTTTACCCTGACCCTCGACGACAACCTGACCCCGGAGCAGTTGCAGGCGATTCGGGATCTGGACGTGATCGAGTCGGCGTATCTGGTCAAGGTTTGA